The DNA sequence ATCACCAGACCGGAAAGCCCGGCTTCGATATCCTCATGTGTCCGGATGATCCGCATGACGCCTCCACAAAGCGGATGATTTTTATACGCCTTCCATGGCAAAGGGGAAGGATGCCAGACACGCCACCCGTTTTCCGCTTTGCCCCCAGCCCGAACGGCCTGCTCCACCTTGGTCATGCGCTTTCTGCGGTGCTGAACCACGACATGGCGAAGGCCGCGAACGGGCGTTTCCTCCTGCGCATCGAGGATATCGACCAGACCCGTTGCCGCCAGGAATTCGAGGCCGCAATCGTCGAGGACCTCGCCTGGCTCGGCCTCGACTGGGAGCGTCCCATGCGCCGCCAGTCGGAACACCTCGATGCCTATGCCTCAGCGCTTGAACGGCTGAACGGGCTCGGCGTGCTCTACCCTTCGGTCATGACCCGCGGCGAGATCAAGGCAGCCGTTGCCGAAGCCGAAGCCGACGGACAGACCTGGCCGCGCGATCCGGATGGCAGCCCGCTCTATCCCGGACGCGAGCGAACCTATTCGACCGGCGAGCGGACAGCCTTGCTCGAGAGTGGCAGAGCCTATGCCTGGCGGCTCGACATGCAGAAAGCGATCAGCCTCCTCGGCAACGCCTCTCTCACCTGGAGCGAGAGCGGTGCCGGGCCAGTGGGCGAAACCGGCATCATCGTGGCTGACCCTGGCGCCTGGGGCGACGTCATCCTGTCGCGCTCCGATGCGCCGTCGAGCTATCATCTGTCCGTCGTGACGGATGATGCGCTGCAAGGCGTCACCCATGTCGTGCGCGGCCGCGACCTCTATCACTCAACCGCCGTGCATCGGCTGCTGCAGCACCTTCTCGACCTGCCGGAGCCGCTCTATCATCACCACCGGCTGATCCTTGGCCCGGACGGCCGCAAGCTTTCCAAGAGCAACCAGGACACCGGCATTGCCGCGTTCCGTGCCGCCGGCCACACCCCGCAAGAGGTCCGGGCTCTAGTCGTCTAGGTCCTCTTCTTCGCGGCTTGCATCGCTGCCGTTGCGGAACTGAAAGCTGCGCCTCACCATGCGCTTGACCCGGTATTTCAGGATCGCGGCGTTGATCTCGGCACCGATGATGAAGATCGCCGCGATCATGTAAAGGAACACGAGCACGATCATGATCGACGCCAGGCCCGCATAGGTCGAGACATAGGTGGCGAAGGTCGCCAGATAGGAGGCAAAGGCATAGGCGCCGATCGTCCAGCAGACGAGCGTCAGCACGATGCCGGGGAGCACGTCGACCACCTTGCGGTGACCGTCCGGTAGCCAGAGATGCGACACGAGCAATCCGCCGGTCAACATGACCAGAGCGAGCGGCAGGCTCCAGTTGTCGACCGTCGCCAGCACGCCGCCGAGCCACGGCCACCATTCCCCGGCGTAACGCACCGCCAGGGGCACTGCGACCAGCAGGATGCTGAGTGCCGCAAGGATCAGCACGCCGGCGAGCACGAAGCCGAGGCTCGCAAGCCGGGTCACGTACCAATAGCGGCTTTCGGTAACGCGATAGGCGCGGTTCAGCGAGACGCGTAGCGCCTCCACGCCGTTGGAGGCGAAATAGGCCGCAGCAAGAACGGAAATGGTCAAAAGCCCGCCGCGCGGGATCGTCAGCACCCGC is a window from the Ensifer adhaerens genome containing:
- the gluQRS gene encoding tRNA glutamyl-Q(34) synthetase GluQRS; protein product: MPDTPPVFRFAPSPNGLLHLGHALSAVLNHDMAKAANGRFLLRIEDIDQTRCRQEFEAAIVEDLAWLGLDWERPMRRQSEHLDAYASALERLNGLGVLYPSVMTRGEIKAAVAEAEADGQTWPRDPDGSPLYPGRERTYSTGERTALLESGRAYAWRLDMQKAISLLGNASLTWSESGAGPVGETGIIVADPGAWGDVILSRSDAPSSYHLSVVTDDALQGVTHVVRGRDLYHSTAVHRLLQHLLDLPEPLYHHHRLILGPDGRKLSKSNQDTGIAAFRAAGHTPQEVRALVV
- a CDS encoding YihY/virulence factor BrkB family protein gives rise to the protein MPAFIRITWKVVFDALWHFSLDDGWAMASHVALSSLLAVFPFLIFGTALGSFLGADQFAETAVHLIFDAWPESIAKPVADEIVRVLTIPRGGLLTISVLAAAYFASNGVEALRVSLNRAYRVTESRYWYVTRLASLGFVLAGVLILAALSILLVAVPLAVRYAGEWWPWLGGVLATVDNWSLPLALVMLTGGLLVSHLWLPDGHRKVVDVLPGIVLTLVCWTIGAYAFASYLATFATYVSTYAGLASIMIVLVFLYMIAAIFIIGAEINAAILKYRVKRMVRRSFQFRNGSDASREEEDLDD